Proteins encoded within one genomic window of Phototrophicus methaneseepsis:
- a CDS encoding helicase-related protein, whose protein sequence is MNDLTFFTNEPNASLLDRFKSTLKDVQYFDVLVGYFRTSGFHLLHEALDDIEKIRILVGLSVDRRAYEIIESASGQMELQFEATKVTKEKFSGDVAAEMEVSPDEYVTELSVRKFIELIQQGKLEIKAHPSQKIHAKVYISRFHEDDRDFGRVITGSSNFSYPGLVGQYEFNVELKNRTDVEYALDKFNLLWEEAIDISEEYIDTINKRTWLNDEITPYQIYLKFLYEYFKEDINLDEEFDSYLPDGFLELKYQKQAVISAKKILDSYNGVFLSDVVGLGKTYISALLAQQLPGRKLIICPPVLQDYWRETFFEFNIGGTVVESMGKLDHIIVSGHEKFDYVFVDEAHRFRNEGTQGYEKLHQICWGKKVILVSATPLNNTISDIHAQIKLFQAPKKSTIPGVPNLDRFFSRLQGQIDKEEKGSVEYFETVKAVAKEVRDKVLKYIMVRRTRNEIVNYFADDVSKQGLFFPQLADPQRIIYEFDDTTDAVFNETIEKLKDFKYSRYMPLLYMKRQLSAFEQQSQRNVGGFMKGILVKRLESSFYAFKNTLRRFIESYEKFIDMFDDGTIYISKQVDVYDLLERDNENELLHLVEEDKVTKYPSKDFAATFRDHLLFDLELLREIQDLWSDIIDDPKLNQFIEELRHHNLLKGKKVIIFTESSETAEYLYENLESEFSGKVLEFSSSGGMMRGTSISKPVARSMILDNYDPRQRNKKNDIRILITTDVLAEGVNLHRSNIVINYDLPWNPTRVLQRVGRVNRVGTDHQNVYIFNFFPTAQSSRHLNLEDNVKTKIQAFHDMLGEDARYLTDEEAVTQHELFGDRLYKRLNTKETYEGETEERSELEYLQEIRDIRDKHPELFEKIKRLPKKARTGRKLSETNTRLEIIAQEQVVTFFRKGMLKKFFLASKQGTLELPFLEAVDLLKVEDKGEKENKKARIAVPRQFYDLLQQNKEAFTSAVSTADDDLKPAKGGRSNEAIVIKLLKQLDRTERLTDDDEAYLKVVLNAFEMGIIPSKTSKSIKDTIEKERTLDAVRILTVLRTTVPDNILYVQADTKQSNQPNEVILSAYLLAQSV, encoded by the coding sequence ATGAATGACCTAACTTTTTTTACGAATGAACCCAATGCGAGTCTGTTGGATCGCTTCAAATCAACCTTAAAAGATGTGCAATATTTTGATGTTTTGGTTGGCTATTTCCGAACCAGCGGATTTCATTTGTTGCATGAAGCCTTGGATGATATTGAAAAGATTCGCATCCTTGTCGGTCTGAGTGTGGATCGCAGAGCATATGAAATTATTGAATCCGCATCAGGTCAGATGGAACTTCAATTTGAAGCCACGAAAGTGACAAAAGAGAAGTTTTCTGGAGATGTTGCTGCGGAGATGGAGGTTTCGCCAGATGAATATGTGACGGAACTGAGCGTTCGCAAGTTTATCGAACTAATCCAGCAAGGTAAGCTAGAAATCAAAGCACATCCGAGCCAGAAGATCCATGCGAAAGTCTACATCAGTCGTTTCCACGAAGATGACCGCGATTTTGGTCGCGTCATTACAGGTTCAAGTAACTTCAGCTATCCCGGTCTTGTTGGGCAATATGAATTTAACGTCGAGCTGAAAAATCGTACTGATGTTGAATACGCTCTGGATAAATTCAATCTTCTATGGGAAGAAGCGATTGATATTTCTGAGGAATACATCGACACCATCAATAAACGCACATGGTTGAACGACGAGATTACACCATATCAGATTTATCTCAAGTTTCTCTATGAATACTTCAAAGAGGACATCAATCTTGATGAAGAGTTTGATAGCTACCTGCCAGATGGTTTTTTAGAACTCAAGTATCAGAAACAGGCAGTAATTTCTGCAAAGAAGATTTTGGATAGCTACAACGGTGTGTTCCTATCGGATGTTGTCGGTCTAGGCAAGACCTACATTTCTGCTCTGCTTGCACAGCAACTACCCGGACGCAAACTCATTATTTGTCCACCCGTTTTGCAAGACTATTGGCGCGAAACATTCTTTGAATTCAATATAGGTGGAACTGTTGTTGAGTCAATGGGTAAACTCGACCATATCATCGTCTCTGGTCATGAGAAGTTTGATTATGTGTTTGTGGATGAAGCACACCGATTCCGAAATGAAGGCACACAGGGGTATGAGAAACTTCACCAAATTTGTTGGGGAAAGAAGGTCATCCTTGTATCAGCCACACCGTTAAACAACACAATTTCTGATATTCATGCTCAGATCAAGCTGTTTCAGGCTCCAAAGAAAAGCACGATACCAGGCGTACCGAATCTGGATCGTTTCTTTAGTCGTTTACAGGGACAAATTGATAAAGAAGAAAAAGGGTCAGTTGAATATTTTGAGACAGTAAAAGCCGTCGCCAAAGAAGTGCGTGACAAGGTGTTGAAATACATTATGGTACGCCGTACACGCAACGAGATTGTCAATTACTTTGCTGACGATGTATCAAAACAAGGGCTATTCTTCCCTCAACTTGCCGATCCTCAGCGTATTATCTACGAATTTGATGATACAACTGATGCTGTTTTCAATGAAACGATAGAGAAACTCAAAGACTTCAAATATTCGCGTTACATGCCCCTTCTCTATATGAAACGCCAGCTCTCTGCCTTTGAACAGCAGTCACAGCGTAACGTGGGTGGATTTATGAAAGGCATCCTCGTAAAACGGTTGGAGAGCAGCTTCTATGCTTTCAAAAACACGTTGAGACGCTTCATCGAATCCTACGAAAAGTTCATTGATATGTTTGATGATGGAACAATCTACATTAGCAAGCAGGTCGATGTATATGACTTGTTGGAGCGTGACAACGAAAATGAGCTGCTACACCTTGTTGAAGAAGATAAGGTCACAAAGTACCCATCGAAGGATTTCGCGGCAACTTTCCGCGATCATTTGCTCTTTGACCTTGAACTACTTCGGGAAATACAAGATTTATGGTCAGACATAATTGACGATCCCAAACTCAATCAATTTATTGAAGAGTTGCGTCATCACAACCTGCTCAAAGGCAAGAAGGTTATTATCTTCACTGAATCCAGTGAAACGGCTGAATATCTGTATGAGAATCTTGAATCAGAGTTCTCAGGTAAGGTACTGGAGTTCTCTAGTAGTGGTGGGATGATGCGGGGTACCTCAATCAGCAAACCAGTTGCCCGCAGTATGATTCTGGATAACTATGACCCACGCCAGCGCAACAAGAAAAACGATATTCGTATCCTGATTACAACCGATGTGTTGGCAGAAGGTGTCAACCTACACCGTTCAAACATCGTCATTAATTACGACCTACCCTGGAATCCGACCCGCGTGCTTCAGCGCGTTGGGCGCGTGAATCGTGTCGGAACAGATCACCAGAATGTCTACATTTTCAATTTCTTCCCGACAGCCCAATCGAGCCGTCATCTGAACCTTGAAGATAATGTCAAAACGAAGATACAGGCCTTCCATGATATGCTCGGTGAGGATGCACGCTATCTGACTGATGAAGAAGCTGTTACACAACATGAGTTGTTTGGGGATCGCCTCTACAAACGGCTGAACACGAAGGAAACTTACGAAGGGGAAACGGAAGAACGCTCTGAACTAGAGTATTTGCAGGAAATCCGTGACATTCGCGACAAGCATCCTGAGCTATTTGAGAAAATTAAACGGTTGCCCAAGAAGGCACGTACTGGGCGAAAATTATCAGAAACAAATACCCGGCTTGAAATCATCGCTCAGGAACAGGTGGTGACATTCTTCCGTAAAGGGATGCTCAAGAAGTTCTTTCTGGCAAGCAAACAAGGGACGCTTGAACTACCGTTTCTTGAGGCGGTTGACTTGCTGAAGGTCGAGGATAAGGGCGAAAAAGAGAACAAGAAGGCGCGGATTGCCGTACCACGACAATTCTATGACTTACTCCAGCAGAATAAAGAGGCTTTCACCAGTGCGGTATCCACTGCGGATGACGACCTGAAACCTGCTAAGGGCGGGCGTTCCAACGAAGCCATTGTGATTAAGTTGCTGAAACAGCTTGATCGTACCGAACGACTGACTGATGATGATGAGGCTTATCTGAAAGTTGTCTTGAACGCTTTCGAGATGGGGATTATTCCCTCGAAAACTAGCAAATCCATCAAAGATACGATTGAAAAGGAACGCACACTCGATGCTGTTCGTATCCTCACGGTCTTGCGGACAACCGTACCGGATAACATCCTGTATGTACAAGCTGACACCAAACAGAGCAATCAACCGAACGAAGTCATCCTCTCGGCATACTTACTGGCGCAGAGCGTATAA
- a CDS encoding DNA modification methylase yields the protein MTQDVIPAINWRSRIVRTGSIRAGDVKPHPLNPKQHPHKQQQAVSNSLDVLGELKRIVINANNGYLVDGEQRWQIALSQGEDTPLACDWVDLSDDEHELALQILDPLAALSKVDVDRFEQLLANVAEHELVAEGPIFDLLSDLAKESGLSFGEAEAAADAPEAQIDKAEELLEKWQVQPGDVWVIPSTHGGEHRLMCGDSTRETDVQQLITGLTTWLMVTDPPYGIQYDQDWRSHNRTGKVTNDDNADWRAAYALSPADVAYVWHASRFASLVQDGLEAVGFELRAQIIWVKNRAVFSQGHYHWQHEPCWYGVRKGSTANWAGDRTQKTVWAIDGDADAPGNHGTQKPVECMARAIRNHEGHVYDPFGGSGTTMLACEQLGRLCRMMEIEPKYCAVILERMRDMGLSPRLETRQETPEKPDLTSTKDF from the coding sequence ATGACACAAGACGTAATACCCGCTATCAACTGGCGCAGCCGGATCGTGCGAACTGGCAGTATCCGCGCCGGGGATGTGAAACCGCATCCACTCAATCCAAAACAGCATCCGCACAAGCAACAGCAGGCGGTCAGCAACAGCCTGGATGTGTTGGGTGAACTGAAGCGGATTGTCATCAACGCTAATAACGGCTACCTTGTCGACGGTGAGCAGCGCTGGCAGATCGCCCTCAGCCAGGGGGAAGATACGCCGCTGGCATGTGACTGGGTCGACCTGAGTGACGATGAGCATGAATTAGCGCTACAAATTCTCGACCCGCTGGCCGCGCTTTCCAAAGTCGACGTTGACCGTTTCGAGCAGCTACTGGCGAATGTGGCCGAGCATGAACTGGTAGCGGAGGGGCCGATCTTCGACCTACTCAGCGACCTGGCAAAAGAGAGCGGGCTGTCCTTTGGTGAGGCCGAGGCAGCAGCCGACGCACCGGAGGCCCAGATCGACAAGGCCGAGGAACTGCTCGAAAAATGGCAGGTGCAGCCGGGGGATGTGTGGGTGATTCCGAGTACCCATGGCGGCGAGCACCGGCTGATGTGCGGCGACAGCACGCGCGAGACGGATGTACAGCAGCTTATCACAGGCCTGACCACTTGGCTGATGGTGACAGATCCACCTTATGGCATTCAGTACGATCAGGACTGGCGCTCTCACAACCGCACCGGCAAGGTAACCAACGATGATAACGCAGACTGGCGAGCTGCCTATGCATTGTCTCCAGCAGATGTGGCTTATGTCTGGCATGCCAGCCGATTCGCCTCCCTTGTTCAAGATGGGCTGGAAGCTGTGGGCTTCGAGCTGCGCGCGCAGATCATCTGGGTCAAGAATCGGGCCGTGTTCAGCCAGGGCCATTATCACTGGCAGCATGAACCCTGCTGGTATGGGGTGCGCAAGGGATCGACCGCCAACTGGGCAGGCGACCGCACACAGAAGACGGTATGGGCTATCGATGGGGATGCCGATGCACCTGGCAATCATGGCACACAAAAACCAGTCGAGTGTATGGCGCGGGCCATCCGCAACCACGAGGGGCATGTCTACGATCCCTTCGGCGGCAGTGGGACCACGATGTTGGCCTGCGAGCAGTTGGGCAGGTTGTGCCGGATGATGGAGATCGAACCCAAATACTGCGCCGTCATCCTCGAGCGCATGCGTGATATGGGCCTCTCGCCCAGGCTTGAAACCAGGCAAGAAACCCCTGAAAAGCCCGATTTGACTTCTACCAAGGACTTCTAA
- a CDS encoding helix-turn-helix domain-containing protein: MLATSPFSELILNRIVEIQHRTGRPVKTTTLSTHLNKPPRTMRWHLRNLEEAGLLARPAGPKSGYAICSPGYAFSYA, translated from the coding sequence ATGTTAGCGACATCACCTTTCAGCGAACTCATCCTCAATCGCATTGTCGAGATTCAGCACCGCACCGGACGACCTGTTAAAACCACGACCCTCAGCACCCATCTGAACAAACCACCCCGAACGATGCGTTGGCATTTGCGCAATCTGGAAGAAGCGGGTTTGCTGGCGCGACCGGCTGGCCCAAAGTCGGGCTATGCCATTTGCTCACCCGGATATGCTTTCAGCTATGCCTAA
- a CDS encoding Eco57I restriction-modification methylase domain-containing protein, which translates to MNKQQASVLINETFENAFDEDQYLRFLRELFNGQIDESDDRKFDYYGQYIPDSFKDYVRRYKRLGTYTDSDGHEIDLLIVILKRERSLDQARTMQRNFAAYHLKRRDKETAIIAYTTEERSDWRFSMVRREPVVAFSEKGNLIAKDELTPVRRYSFLVGQSERSHTAQQQLFPILLDDKHDPTLDGLEEAFNIETVTKEFFERYKALFLQLKEELDRLTTKDSRVQAEFKAKELDTANFAKKLLGQIVFLYFLQKKGWLGVREGDTWGTGPKDFLRQLFDRKWVSYDNFFDDVLEPLFYEALAIERDDNIYPRLKARIPFLNGGLFEPMNNYNWKNTAILIDNKLFEDIFDTFDLYNFTVREDEPLEKEVAVDPEMLGKVFENLLEVIDRKSKGAFYTPREIVHYMCQESLINYLATAMGDAVPREELATFIRVGELAVQNDTAKEAGTVTYTYQMPESIRTHATKLDAALANIKICDPAIGSGAFPVGMMQEIIKAREVLTIYIGKSNSRTTYNFKRQAIQESIYGVDIDSSAIDIAKLRLWLSLVVDEDDYHHIKPLPNLDYKIVCGNSLLSVQKDLFNLDLFQKLEKLKTAYFDQTDPAKKQAQRAEIDSLIARLTGGHSTFDMQIYFSEVFHGNSGFDVVIGNPPYVKEYTNRQAFDGLRDSKYYQGKMDLWYFFGCIGIDILRSTGTQCFIAPNNWTTNAGASILRNKIVGDSQIINFIDFGDFRVFSAGIQTMVFLLEKNSDMPTYKLQYSKLLNSNADLTLLKRFLYSHEEDDDYIKYHAKFVRSDLKDSFVTFLPESLTEIVDRVESHPYTLLKPDELTQGIVPNPDVVTSRGIKKIPQTKVKKLSLDVGDGVFVISRGSLDSLSEHEKKFLRPLYHPSDLQRFFLPEIFYDEIIYLTKDNASGQKAKIPNLLAHLEKYRDIMDDRRENQNGRLDFYHLHWPRDERFFEEGPKILSVRKCAIPTFVYTEKPTYVMMAFNVVKTKRFNLKFLTALLNSKVVTFWLLHKGKMQGYNFQVDKEPLLGIPLKTATKAIENDVEKKVDRLITLLANNKGKPTQDTKHIEDELDKIFYDLYELSKSDRQMIEQTIAQHMALT; encoded by the coding sequence ATGAATAAGCAGCAAGCATCTGTGCTGATCAATGAAACTTTTGAAAACGCTTTTGACGAAGATCAATATCTTCGCTTCCTGCGCGAGCTATTTAACGGACAAATTGACGAATCCGATGATCGCAAATTCGATTACTACGGGCAGTACATCCCTGATTCATTCAAGGATTATGTGCGCCGTTACAAGCGTTTAGGGACATACACCGATTCTGATGGGCATGAAATCGACCTGCTCATTGTCATACTAAAACGCGAAAGGTCGCTTGATCAAGCACGGACAATGCAACGCAACTTCGCCGCTTATCACCTCAAGCGCCGCGATAAAGAAACAGCGATTATCGCCTATACAACCGAAGAACGAAGCGACTGGCGATTTTCGATGGTGCGCCGTGAACCAGTTGTTGCTTTCAGCGAAAAAGGCAACCTGATTGCCAAAGATGAGCTGACACCTGTTCGCCGCTATTCCTTCCTTGTGGGACAAAGTGAGCGCAGTCATACCGCCCAACAGCAACTTTTTCCCATTCTACTGGACGACAAGCATGACCCAACGCTTGATGGTCTGGAAGAAGCCTTCAACATCGAGACGGTAACGAAAGAATTCTTCGAGCGATATAAGGCATTGTTCCTGCAATTAAAAGAAGAGCTTGATCGTCTAACCACTAAAGATAGTCGTGTACAGGCAGAGTTTAAGGCGAAAGAACTGGATACCGCTAATTTCGCCAAGAAGCTACTGGGTCAGATTGTCTTCCTGTATTTCTTGCAGAAAAAAGGCTGGCTTGGTGTACGTGAAGGCGACACCTGGGGAACTGGTCCAAAAGACTTCCTGCGCCAGTTATTTGACCGCAAATGGGTAAGCTATGACAACTTCTTTGATGATGTACTAGAGCCACTATTCTATGAGGCACTGGCAATTGAACGCGACGACAACATCTATCCGCGCCTGAAAGCACGTATCCCCTTCCTGAATGGTGGACTGTTCGAGCCAATGAATAACTACAATTGGAAAAACACTGCCATCTTGATTGATAACAAACTATTCGAGGACATCTTCGATACCTTCGACCTGTACAACTTCACTGTGCGCGAAGATGAGCCACTGGAAAAAGAAGTCGCTGTTGATCCTGAGATGCTTGGTAAAGTGTTCGAGAACCTGCTGGAAGTGATTGACCGTAAATCGAAGGGCGCGTTCTATACGCCGCGTGAGATCGTGCATTATATGTGTCAGGAAAGCCTGATTAACTATCTCGCCACTGCGATGGGTGATGCTGTACCGCGTGAAGAGTTGGCGACTTTCATCCGTGTGGGCGAGTTGGCAGTGCAGAACGACACAGCAAAAGAAGCTGGTACCGTTACCTACACCTACCAGATGCCCGAATCCATTCGTACTCACGCTACCAAGCTGGATGCAGCACTGGCAAACATCAAAATCTGCGACCCTGCTATCGGTTCAGGTGCATTTCCGGTTGGCATGATGCAAGAGATTATCAAGGCGCGAGAGGTGCTGACAATCTACATTGGCAAGAGTAATAGCCGCACAACCTACAACTTCAAGCGACAGGCGATTCAAGAAAGTATTTACGGTGTAGACATTGATTCCAGCGCGATTGATATTGCCAAACTGCGCTTGTGGCTCTCGCTGGTGGTGGATGAAGATGATTACCATCATATCAAGCCACTACCGAACCTCGATTACAAGATTGTCTGTGGTAATTCACTTTTGAGTGTGCAGAAAGACCTGTTCAATCTCGATTTGTTCCAGAAGCTTGAAAAGCTCAAAACGGCTTATTTCGACCAGACCGACCCCGCCAAGAAGCAAGCGCAGCGTGCCGAGATTGATTCTCTGATTGCCAGGCTAACGGGCGGTCACAGCACATTTGACATGCAGATTTACTTCAGTGAAGTGTTTCATGGAAATAGCGGATTCGATGTGGTGATTGGTAACCCACCCTATGTTAAAGAGTATACCAATCGGCAAGCGTTTGATGGTTTACGCGATTCAAAATACTATCAAGGCAAGATGGATTTATGGTACTTTTTCGGATGCATTGGCATAGACATTCTCAGATCAACAGGTACTCAGTGTTTTATTGCGCCGAATAATTGGACAACTAATGCAGGTGCTTCGATTTTACGAAACAAAATAGTGGGAGATAGCCAAATCATCAACTTTATCGACTTTGGAGATTTTAGAGTTTTCTCAGCGGGTATACAGACCATGGTATTTTTGCTTGAAAAAAACTCAGATATGCCAACTTATAAACTACAGTATTCTAAATTACTGAATTCTAACGCTGATTTAACTCTCTTGAAGCGTTTTTTGTACTCACACGAAGAGGATGATGATTACATCAAGTACCATGCAAAATTTGTTCGTAGCGACTTGAAAGATAGTTTTGTCACGTTTTTGCCAGAGAGCCTAACTGAAATTGTGGATCGGGTAGAAAGCCATCCATATACTTTGCTGAAACCTGATGAACTCACTCAAGGCATAGTGCCTAACCCAGATGTTGTTACATCCAGAGGTATAAAGAAAATACCGCAAACGAAGGTGAAAAAATTATCTTTAGACGTTGGCGATGGGGTATTTGTGATTTCACGGGGTTCACTAGATAGCTTATCAGAACATGAGAAGAAATTTCTTCGTCCGCTATATCATCCATCTGACTTGCAACGTTTTTTTCTGCCAGAAATTTTTTATGATGAGATAATATATCTTACAAAAGACAATGCATCTGGTCAAAAGGCGAAAATCCCCAACCTTTTAGCTCATCTGGAAAAATACCGCGATATCATGGACGATCGACGCGAAAACCAAAACGGCAGATTAGATTTTTATCATCTGCATTGGCCGCGAGATGAGAGATTTTTTGAGGAAGGCCCTAAAATTTTAAGTGTAAGGAAATGTGCAATACCAACATTTGTATACACAGAAAAGCCGACATATGTCATGATGGCATTTAATGTTGTTAAGACCAAAAGATTCAACTTGAAATTTCTTACTGCTCTTTTGAACTCAAAAGTTGTGACCTTTTGGTTACTTCACAAAGGCAAGATGCAGGGGTACAACTTTCAAGTTGACAAAGAGCCTCTACTTGGAATTCCTCTAAAAACTGCGACAAAAGCTATAGAGAACGACGTCGAAAAAAAGGTTGATCGATTGATTACTCTATTGGCTAATAACAAAGGCAAGCCAACTCAAGACACAAAGCATATAGAAGATGAACTCGACAAGATTTTTTATGATCTATATGAGTTGAGTAAATCCGACAGACAAATGATTGAACAAACAATCGCTCAACACATGGCGTTAACATGA
- a CDS encoding terminase → MVAVRAIHKLETGPRLYGPAADFWSYKGHEAILSGPFETGKTFAALMKLHALLVKYPGTRALMTRRTYKSLLTSAVVTYEKLLPFDPGKKDAPVRRIGGTKPSQYRYANGSVLVLAGLDKPGDELSAEYDYIYVNQAEEIDLNAWETLVGRSTGRANNAPYPLIFGDCNPGPPNHWIKTRKSLRIFTQVHKYNPLLYDQVTGKLTAQGKRSMAILNTLTGIRYKRGVLGLWVANEGQVYESFDPDIHVIEPFDIPPSWLRYRSIDFGYTNPFVCQWWAKDHDGRLYLYREIYMSQRTVRAHAEHIKALSGIERFTFTVADHDAEDRATLHENGIRTIPAKKAITRGIQTVEEYLKPAGDGKPRLFIFNDALVDPDPTLYREVPGDLHPVSTEQEFTSYLWPEGQDGKPTRKEVPVDAYNHGMDAMRYMVMALNKRKILRTLDVSDRLT, encoded by the coding sequence ATGGTAGCCGTTCGTGCGATTCACAAGCTGGAGACGGGGCCGAGGCTGTATGGACCCGCCGCCGACTTCTGGTCGTACAAGGGGCATGAGGCCATCCTGTCGGGGCCGTTTGAAACCGGCAAAACTTTCGCCGCCCTGATGAAACTACACGCGCTGCTGGTGAAGTATCCGGGCACACGGGCGCTCATGACACGGCGCACATATAAGTCGCTTTTAACCAGTGCAGTCGTGACCTATGAGAAGCTGCTGCCATTTGATCCGGGTAAGAAGGATGCGCCGGTGCGGCGTATCGGCGGCACCAAGCCATCGCAGTACCGATATGCCAACGGCAGTGTGCTGGTGCTGGCCGGGTTAGATAAGCCCGGCGACGAGTTGTCGGCAGAATATGACTATATCTACGTCAACCAGGCTGAAGAGATTGACCTCAATGCCTGGGAAACGCTGGTAGGTCGCTCAACGGGCCGTGCCAATAATGCGCCGTATCCACTCATCTTCGGCGATTGTAACCCAGGCCCACCCAATCACTGGATTAAGACGCGCAAATCGCTGCGCATCTTCACGCAGGTTCATAAATATAATCCGCTGCTCTACGATCAGGTCACCGGCAAGCTGACGGCCCAGGGCAAGCGGTCGATGGCGATCCTCAACACCCTGACCGGCATCCGCTATAAACGCGGCGTGCTAGGGCTATGGGTCGCGAATGAGGGCCAGGTCTATGAATCTTTCGACCCAGATATTCACGTCATTGAGCCGTTTGATATCCCACCCAGTTGGCTGCGCTATCGGTCGATCGACTTCGGCTACACCAACCCCTTCGTCTGCCAATGGTGGGCCAAAGATCATGATGGCAGGTTGTATCTCTATCGAGAGATTTACATGTCGCAGCGCACCGTCCGTGCTCATGCCGAGCACATCAAAGCGTTGAGTGGCATCGAGCGCTTCACCTTCACGGTAGCGGATCACGATGCCGAGGACCGGGCCACGCTGCACGAGAACGGCATCCGCACAATCCCGGCCAAGAAAGCGATTACCAGGGGCATCCAGACGGTTGAGGAATATCTGAAGCCAGCCGGAGACGGCAAGCCGAGGCTGTTCATCTTCAACGATGCGCTTGTCGACCCCGATCCCACTCTGTACCGCGAAGTGCCCGGCGATCTGCATCCGGTATCGACCGAGCAGGAATTCACGAGCTACCTCTGGCCGGAAGGGCAGGATGGCAAGCCAACGCGCAAAGAGGTGCCTGTCGATGCCTACAATCACGGCATGGATGCCATGCGCTATATGGTGATGGCACTCAACAAGCGCAAAATTCTGCGGACGCTGGATGTCTCCGACCGGCTGACGTAA